The following is a genomic window from Hydrogenobaculum sp. Y04AAS1.
TAAAGATAGAGCTATTGACCGCAGTCCAATCAGAGAAAACCACCAAAAGCTTTTATGGAAAGATAATTCTTGAAACTCTCATAAACGATACAAAAGCAAAGGATCAGCATGGTAAGAGCTTGGTAAGAACCAATTCTCAATTTACTTTAAGAGACATAGGATTAAGAGATATATATGTAAAGCTTAGATCTATGGAAGGTCTCGTTCAGGAAATGGCTGATATCATACAGCGCTCTAGAGCCTACTTTGAAGCTTACTTCCAGGATATCGCAAGATTTGATCTGTCTAAAGTAGGTAGGGTTAAAATAAACGCCAAAATCTATATACACAAAAGAGAGCTTACAGAAAAAGACTTGGAAATTTTTGATGAGCTTCCGGTTTTAGAGTTGGCTAAAGATTATGATAACTACAAAGAAGGCACCATCTTAACAAAGGATATTTTTGAGTATATCTTAAAATCTCATAAAACTATAGAGGTAAGGGATTATACTGGCTTAGAAGCAAGGTTCTTAAATCATAAAGATCTGGTAAATGCAATTAAATATTTGTTAAAGGTAAGGTTTGGTAAGGAAAAGAAAGATGATATTGCTCACCTCGGCAACAGAAGAGTAAGACCGATAGGCGAGCTCTTAGAAAACCAAGCTCGCATAGGCATAGCTAGAATGTTGAAATCCTTTAGGGATAAAGTTGCTACGATAAACCCAGAAGATCCTACGATAAAAGCTCAAGACTTGGTAAACTCTAGATATCTTGTATCTTCTATGTTTGAATTTTTAAAAGGTGGTCAACTTTCTCAATATCTTGATAATTCAAACCCTTTATCTTCCTTAACGCATAGAAGAAGATTATCTGCTTTGGGACCTGGTGGTTTAACCAGAGAGAGTGCTAAATTTGAAATAAGAGACGTTCATCCTTCTCACTACGGTAGACTTTGCCCTATAGAGACCCCTGAAGGTCAGAATATAGGTCTTGTGACTTCTATGACCACTTACGCTCAAACCAACGAGTACGGGTTCTTGGTAACTCCTTATAGGAAAGTTGAGAACGGTATTGTGACAGATCAAATAGAGTTTTTAGCTGCTTATGAAGAAGAAAACTTTGTAATAGCGCAAAGCACCCCTACAGATCAAAAAGGTAAGATATTGGGCGATAGGTTAATAGCTCGTTATAAAAATGATATTCAGATTGTAAAACCATCCGACGTAAACTATATAGACGTTTCTCCAAGGCAAATAATATCGGTATCGGCTTCTCTGATTCCGTTTCTAGAACATGACGATGCAAATAGAGCTTTGATGGGTTCCAACATGCAAAGACAGGCAGTACCTCTTATATTTACACAAGCTCCTTTGATAGGTACAGGAATGGAATCAAAAGTGGCTATAGATAGTGGTGCTGCCATTTTAGCCAAAAGAGGTGGTGTGGTAGAAGAGGTAGATTCAAATCGTATTGTTATAAGGGTAAATCCGAATGAGATAAATGAAAAAGACCCTCTTGATATGGGTATAGATGTTTATAAGCTTTTAAAATTTACAAAAACAAACCAAAACACATCTGTAAATCAAAGACCAATAGTATATAAAGGTCAAAAGATAAAGAAGGGCGATTGTATAGCAGATGGTCAATCTACCTTTATGGGTGAGTTGGCTCTTGGAAAAGATTTGCTTGTTTGTTTTATGCCGTGGCGTGGTTATAACTTTGAGGATGCTATAGTAATATCGGAAAGATTGGTGAAAGAAGATGTGCTTACTTCTGTTCATATAGAAGAACTTAAGGCAGAAGCCAGGGAAACAAAGATAGGTGATGAAGAGATAACTAGACAAGTGCCTGGGGTATCAGAAAAAGCGTTGGCTTATCTTGATGAGTACGGTATAGTTAAGGTTGGTACATATGTAAAACCAGGCGATATATTGGTGGGTAAGGTTACTCCCATTGGAGAAACTCAGTTAACTCCAGAGCAAAAACTCTTACAAGCTATCTTTGGTGAAAAGACTAGAGATGTTAAAGACTCCTCTCTAAGATGCCCACCGGGTATTGAAGGTGTTGTGGTAGATGTGCAGGTGTTTACCAGAAAGTTAAGCGAAAGCAAGAAAAACCCTCTAGTAGAGCATGTAGAGCAAGAAGAGAAAAACCGCATAAAGAAAGAGAAAGAGTTCATGCTTAACCTAGTTATAGAAAAGCGTAACGAGATAGTAAAAGACCTTGTCATTGGTAAGGTTATAAACAAACCTATAAAGTTGGCTAAAAAGACTTACGAAGAGGGCACTGTAATAGATGAAGCTCTTTTTGACAACATAGCCAATTTTGTTATAACGAAGCCAGAAAACTTTTTCTCCGATAAGAAGCTTATAAAGAAGATAGAAGAAATAAGAGATAAAGCTCAAGCTCAACGTAAGGTTATAGATAAGATATACGAAGAAAAGATAGAAAATGTTGGAAAACAAAGCGATTTACCAAGCGGTGTGATAACGATGGTAAAAGTCTACATAGCTCAAAAGCGTAAAATAAGGGTAGGGGATAAAATGGCTGGTAGACACGGGAACAAAGGTGTTATATCTGTAGTGCTTCCAGTCGAAGATATGCCATTTTTACCAGATGGTACTCCCGTAGACGTAGTGTTGAACCCTCTTGGTGTGCCATCTCGTATGAACGTTGGTCAAATTTTGGAAACGCATCTTGGAATGGCTTCAAAATACATAGGTAAGAAAGTTCAAGAGATGATAGACGAATATTTTAATAGAGACGAAATAACGGAGTATATAGCTAGTATTTACGCCATAGGTGATAAGAACAACGAGAATAAAAATTTCATCAAGAACATGCTAAAAAGCTTATCCGATGAAGAGTTTAAAAACGTTGTGAGTTTTGTTGCTCAAAACGGCATTCCTATAGCTACTCCAGCTTTTGAAGGTTGTAGCGAAGATGACTTGAAAACGCTACTCAAAGAAGCTGGTTTGCCAGAGGATGGTAAATTTGTGTTGTACGACGGTAGGACTGGTGAGCCTTTTGATTTTAGAGTTACCACAGGTTATATGCATATGTTGAAGTTGATACATATGGTAGAAGATAAGATACATGCTCGTTCCACTGGTCCTTACTCTTTAGTAACGCAGCAGCCTCTTGGAGGTAGGGCTCAATTTGGTGGTCAACGTTTGGGTGAAATGGAAGTGTGGGCGTTGGAGGCTCACGGTGCAGCTTATACGTTACAAGAGATGCTAACGGTGAAATCCGATGATATAGAAGGTAGAAATAGAGCTTATGAATCTATAGTAAAAGGTAAATATTTCTACTCACCTGGTATACCAGAATCTTTCAAAGTTTTAGTAAGAGAATTGAAATCGTTGGGACTAAACGTTGTGTGTGAGAATGGAGAGGCTAAAAGCTGCGATAGTGTTGATTTGGATAAGAAAGAGGAGGAACGTTGATGAAGAGAGGTTTGTTACCTTTTAATAAGATAAAGCTTTTGCTTGCCTCACCAGAGCAAATACTTAGTTGGAGTCATGGAGAGGTTAAGCGTCCTGAGACTTTAAATTACCGCACTCTGAAACCCGAAAAGGAAGGTCTTTTCTGTGCAAAAATATTTGGACCTTTGAAAGATTACGAATGTTTGTGTGGAAAATATAAAGGTAAGAGATTTGAAGGTACTATTTGTGATAGATGCGGTGTTGAAGTAACGAAAGCTTACGTTAGAAGAGAACGATTTGGCCATATAACCCTTGCTACTCCTTGTGCTCATATATGGTTTTTAAAATCTTCTCCGTCTAAGATAGGTGCATTGCTTGGTTTGTCCGCTAGAGATATAGAAAAGGTTATATATTTTGAGTCTTACTTAGTGGTAGAATATCCAACTCCTGACATGGAGGCTACTTTCTCAAATTCAGAAAATACTATCCCTGTTATAAAAGATGGTGTTACTCATCATGTAAAACTGCACGTTGTTACGGAAGAACAATATGAGAAGGAGTTTGCTTACAGTATAGACAACAGGTACGAAAGTGGGATGGGAGCCGAATTTGTAAGATATGTTTTATCTATTTTAGACTTAGAAACGTTTGCTTTTAAACTAAAGAAAATTTTGAAGCCTTACACCTTTGGATTTGAAGATTTGGGTCCAAAGATGGAGCTAGAGCATAAAAAGCTTTACGAAAAGATAATAATGTTTTTAGCAGACAGGGTAAAGCTTTACAGCGTAGGTATCGCTACATCGCTTAACGGTGTTCAGATGTCTATTGAAGACGTGATTCATGGTATTGTAAGTGAGTCAATATATTTAAACATCAAAACTGGTGAAATATCCAATCAGGATTTAGGGGACGATTGGTATACTTCAAAAGATGCTATAAGGTACAGATTTGAATATGTAAGAGGACAAAATCAAAATATCCCTGTTTTTGATAAGATACAAGAAGATGTTAGAAATATAGTTTTAAAGGACTTCTCGGATACAAGGGTTAAAAATTTAGTAAAAACCTTAAAACTTGTAGAAGGCTTTTTGAAATCTTCCAATAGACCAGAATGGATGATATTAACAGTTTTACCGGTAATACCTCCAGAGTTAAGACCACTGGTAGCTTTAGATGGGGGCAAGTTTGCTACATCTGATTTAAACGATCTTTACAGAAGGCTTATAAATAGAAACAATCGCTTGAAAAGGCTTATAGACTTGGATGCCCCAGATATCATAGTGAGAAATGAAAAGAGGATGCTCCAAGAATCAGTGGATGTTCTTATAGACAACGGCAAGAGAGGCAAGGTAGTAAGCCAACACAATAGACCGCTTAAAAGCTTATCAGATTATCTCAAAGGAAAGCAAGGCAGGTTTAGACAAAACCTTTTGGGTAAGAGGGTCGATTACTCTGGTCGTTCTGTCATAGTGGTAGGCCCTTCTTTAAAGATGCACCAGTGCGGTTTGCCAAAGATAATGGCTTTAGAGTTGTTCAAACCTTTTGTTTATAGAAGACTTGAGGAAAAAGGTTATGCCACTTCTATAAAAAATGCTAGGAAGATGGTAGATCAAAAACAGCCAGAAGTATGGGAATGTTTAGAGGAAGTTGTCAAGCAACATCCAGTATTGCTAAACAGAGCTCCTACACTTCACAGGATGTCTATTCAAGCCTTTGAGCCTGTTTTGGTGGAAGGCAAGGCAATTCAACTTCATCCGTTGGTATGCCCTCCATTTAACGCAGACTTTGATGGTGACCAAATGGCTGTGCATGTGCCTCTTGGTATAGAGGCTCAGCTAGAATCTTATATACTTATACTTTCAACCCAAAACATACTCTCACCTGCCAACGGAAGGCCAATTATGTTGCCCTCTCAAGATATGGTGTTGGGACTTTTCTACGCTTCAAATTATGTAAAAGGTGCTAAAGGCGAGGGTAAGGTATTCTTCTCTAAAGAAGATGCGTTTTTGGCTTTTGAAAACAAAAAGATAGATATTCACGCTGTTATAAAGGTGAAGATAGGGGATACTTTTGTAGAGACAAACATAGGTAGACTTCTTATAAATGAGGCATTGCCAAAGGGTTATAGATTTGTGAATGAAGTTCTTGATAAGAAAAGCATATCAAAGCTTATAGCCGATATTCACAAAATTTATGGTTCAGAAATCACTGCTCAAACTCTTGATAGACTCAAGGAATTTGGTTTTGAAATGGCTACAAGGGCTGGAATATCTATAGGTATTGAAGATATGAAGATACCAAAAGCCAAGAAACGTCTTGTAGATAAAGCTTTTCACCAAATGGACGAAGTGCTTGATCAATATAGAAAGGGTATAATAACAAACAAAGAAAGGTACAACAAAACTATAGATATTTGGTCACAAACCACAGAAGATGTTACAAAGGCTATGTTCTCTGAAATAGAAAAATCTGAACAAATAGAAAACGGTAAAAAACTGCCAGGTCTTTTCAACCCTATTTACATGATGGCAAACTCAGGTGCTCGTGGTAACAAAGACCAGTTAAGACAGTTAGCAGGTATGAGAGGTCTTATGGCAAAGCACTCCGGTGAGTTTATAGAAACGCCAATTACTTCAAACTTTAGAGAGGGATTATCTGTATTAGAATACTTCATATCTACTTACGGTGCTAGAAAAGGTCTTGCTGATACCGCTCTAAAGACATCTTTTGCTGGTTATCTAACTAGAAGGCTTGTAGATGTGGCTCAAGATATGGTTATTAGCGAATATGATTGTGGTACTAAAAAATATGAAGTTATAGAAGCAATAGTAGAAAGTGGTGAAGAAAAAATATCTTTGAAAGAAAGGTTGATAGGAAGAGTTTTAGCTGAGGACATATACGATCCAAACAGTAAAGAGCTTATAGCAAAAGCCAACGATGTTTTAGATGAAGAGCTTACAGCTAGAATACAGCAAGCTGGTGTAGTGCAGGTCAAGGCCAGATCAGTACTAAACTGCGAATCTGAAAACGGTATATGCTCTATGTGTTATGGATGGGATTTATCTCAAAGAAAACTTGTTTCTCCTGGAGAGGCTGTAGGTATTATAGCTGCTCAATCTATAGGTGAGCCCGGTACTCAGCTTACAATGAGAACATTCCACATAGGCGGTGCTGCTACAGCTCAAAAGGTCCAGAGTGAACTCATTATAGAAAGTAGTGGTATTATAAAATTCCAAGGTTTAAGGCTTTTAAAGAATAGAAATGGAGGACTTATAAACATATCTCAAGAAGGTGTAATATTTGTATTGGATCCAAACGGAAGGACCATAGAAAGGCATACAGTCCCTTATGCTGCAGAGATTTTGTTTAAAGATGGTTCAGAGGTAAAGCAAGGTGACATAGTGGCAAAATGGGATCCGTTTAACACTTACATAATAGCTGAATCAAGTGGAGAGCTTGTTTTAAAGGATATTATAGTGGATGTTACTGTAAGAGAAGAAAAAGATACTCTTACCGGTAAAACAGCCATAGTTGTATCTTTCCTAAGAGCTAAAGACGCTCAACTGCACTCACCGAGAATAGTTATAAAGTCTGAAGATGGTAATGAGTATTCTTATGATTTACCGGTAAACTCTATATTAAATATACCGTTTGAAAAGCTTAAAACTATATGGGATAAGTGTTTAGCTTGTTCTGAGGCTGAAAAGAATGATGTTCAGCACAATTACTATTATTTAGATAAATTTGTTGTACATCCAGGGGATATTATAGCGCGTATTCCCAAAGAAACTACAAAAGTTAGAGACATAGTAGGAGGTCTTCCAAGGGTTGAAGAGTTGTTTGAAGCTAGGAAGCCTAAAAACCCCGCTATTATATCTGAGATAGATGGTATAGTTAAGATATATGAAGATGCAGATGAGGTTATGGTAATATCGCCAAAAGGCACTAAGAAGTACGATATAAAAAATGAGTTTATTCTGATTAAGCATGGTCAAGAAGTGAAAGAGGGTACCAAAATTACAGATACTATAGTTAGTGATGTTAGTGGTAAAGCTATAGTAAGAGCAAAGGGTAGTAAGATAGTGGTTTACAATAAACAAACAGGCCAAGAAAAAGTTTATTCTGTGCCCAAAGGTAAATTTTTACAAGTAAAGGACGGTGATTATGTAAAAGTTGGTGACCAATTAACAGATGGAACTCCGCTTCTTGAAGAGATACTTAAGATAAAGGGTATAGATGAGCTTCAAAAGTTCTTGTTAAAAGAAGTTCAGATGGTGTATAAGCTTCAAGGTGTTGATATAAACGATAAACATATAGAGATAATAATTCGTCAAATGCTAAGGAAAAGAGTAATAGTAGATCCAGGAGATAGTAGGTTTGTGGCTAACGAAGAAGTTGATGTAATAGAGTTTAACAAAGAAGTGGAAAGAATTAGGAAAGAAGATGGTAAAATACCAAAAGCAGAGCCTATATTGGTGGGTATTACCAAGGCTGCCTTGTCTACTAAAAGCTGGATATCTGCTGCTTCTTTCCAAGAGACTACTAGAGTTTTGACAGAAGCTGCTAGCGAAGGAAAAGTTGATGACTTGTCAGGTATAAAGGAAAATGTTATAATTGGTAATCTTATACCTGCCGGTACTGGTCTTGAAGAGTACAAAAATGTAAAGATAGAGATTGCAGAGCATGTCACCCAGTTTAAGAAGCAAACTTAAAATGCTTGCTTTTTTTGAGCTTTTATGCTAAAATATTAGCTTATTGTTTAGGAGGAGAAAGTAAATGCCAACTGTGAATCAGCTTATAAAAGAAGGACGCGAGAAGATAAAGAAAAAGAGTAAGGCTCCTGCTTTGCAGGGCAATCCTCAGAAAAGAGGCGTTTGCGTACGTGTTTATACTGTAACGCCAAAAAAGCCAAACTCTGCTCTTAGAAAAGTTGCTAGGGTAAGATTGTCAAACGGCATAGAAGTTACTTGTTATATTCCAGGAGAAGGACATAACCTTCAAGAGCACTCTATAGTGCTTGTAAGAGGCGGTAGGGTAAAAGATTTACCAGGTGTTAGATATAAGATAATTCGTGGAGCTTTAGATACTGCCGGTGTTGCCAATAGAAGACAGTCTAGGTCAAAGTATGGTGCTAAGAGGCCTAAAGCTGGTGCCGCTCAAGCTACGAAAGGGGGTAAGAAGTAATGCCTAGGAAAGGAAGAGTTCCAAGAAGAGAGATATTGCCAGATGCTAAATACAACAGTATTATAGTTCACAAACTTATAAACAAAGTTATGAAAGACGGCAAGAAGAGTACAGCCGAATATATAGTCTATACTGCTTTAGAGAGAGTGGCTGAAAAGCTAAATTTATCGCCAGTGGAAGTGCTTGAAAAGGCTCTTGAAAATGTCAAGCCAGTTTGGGAAGTGCGTCCTCGTCGTGTTGGTGGTGCTACTTATCAAGTACCAGTGGAAGTAGAAGAACATAGAAGAGAGTCCTTGGGTATAAAATGGCTTGTGGATGCAGCCAGAGAAAGAGCAAGACACAGGGGTTCTTATACGATGGAAGAAAGGTTGGCAGCAGAAATTATGGACGCCATAGAAAATAAAGGTGCTGCTGTAAAGAAAAAAGAAGATACTCACAGAATGGCGGAAGCTAATAAAGTTTTTGCTCATTTTAAGTGGTAATAGGGAGATAGAATATGCCAAGGACAGTTCCTATTCAAGATTTGAGAAACATAGGTATAGTAGCCCACATAGACGCTGGTAAAACTACTACTACGGAGCGTATACTTTATTATACTGGTAAAACCTATAAAATAGGTGAGGTGCATGAAGGTGCTGCAACGATGGATTGGATGCCTCAAGAAAAAGAAAGAGGCATTACCATTACAGCAGCTACTACGGCTTGCTATTGGGCTGGTAAGCAAATAAACATAATAGATACTCCAGGGCACGTAGACTTCTCTGTAGAAGTTGTAAGGTCAATGCGTGTTTTGGACGGTATCATATTTATATTTTCAGCTGTTGAAGGTGTACAGCCCCAATCGGAAGCGAACTGGAGATGGGCAGATAAATTCAACGTTGCTCGTATAGCTTTTATAAATAAATTAGATAGATTAGGCGCAGATTTTTATAGAGTTTACGATGAGATAGTAAAAAAACTTACGATAAAACCAGTAGCCATTCAAATACCTATAGGTACAGAAGATAATTTTGTTGGTGTCGTAGATCTTATGAATATGAATGCCATTATATGGCTTGAAGAAACCTTGGGTGCGAAATACGAAATAAGGGATATTCCGGAAGAATATAAAGCTAAGGCTCAAGAATGGCGTGAAAAAATGGTGGAATCTATAGCTGAAACGGACGACACTTTAATGGAAAAATATTTGGAAGGTCAAGAGATCAGCACAGATGAGCTAAAGCAAGCTTTAAGAAAAGCTACTATAAATAAACAGTTAGTGCCTGTTTTATGTGGTTCTTCTTTTAAAAATAAGGGTGTTCAACCTCTATTGGATGCTGTTGTAGATTATCTTCCTTCTCCTTTGGATGTTCCTTCGGTGGTTGGAATAAATCCAAAAACAGTTCAAGAAGAAACAAGGCTTCCAGAAGATGATCAACCGTTTTGCGCTTATATTTTCAAAGTAGTATCTGATCCTTATGCAGGTCAGTTAAGCTATTTTAGAGTATTCTCTGGTAAAGTTCAGGCTGGTTCTTATGTGCTAAATTCTACTAAAGATAAAAAAGAGCGTGTTGGAAGACTACTTTTGATGCATGCCAATACAAGAGAAGATATTACAGAGGTTGCCGCCGGTGAGATTGCTGCAGCTGTAGGTGTGGATGCTGCTACTGGTGATACCATATGCGATGAGAAGAGCCCTATTATTTTGGAAAAACTCGAGTTTCCAGAACCTGTTATATCTATGGCTATAGAGCCAAAAACGAAGAAAGATCAAGAGAAACTTTCTCAAGTGTTAAATAAATTCATGAAAGAAGATCCGACGTTTAAAGCCTCTATGGACCCAGAAACTGGGCAAACGTTGATACACGGAATGGGTGAGCTTCATCTTGAAATAATGGTAGACAGGATGAAGAGGGAATACAACATAGAGGTAAACGTAGGTAAGCCTCAGGTGGCTTACAAAGAGGCTATAAAAGGTAAAGCTGTGGCTGAAGGTAAGTTTATAAGACAAACTGGTGGTAGAGGTCAATACGGCCACGTTGTTATAGAGGTAGAACCGTTAGAAAGAGGAAGCGGCTTTGTATTTGAAAATGCTATAGTAGGTGGTGTTATACCAAAAGAGTTTATTCCTCCTGTGGAAGAAGGTATAAAAGAAGCCATGGAGAATGGTGTATTGGCTGGTTATCCGGTGGTTGACGTTAAGGTTAAACTTTTTGATGGTTCTTACCATGAAGTGGACTCTTCTGAAATAGCCTTTAAGATAGCCGGTTCTATGGCTTTTAAAGAAGCTGCTAAGAAAGCTAGTGTAGTACTTTTAGAACCTATAATGGAAGTAGAAGTTGAAACTCCAGATGATTACGTAGGGGATGTTATAGGAGATTTAAACTCAAGACGTGGCAAAATTATGGGTATGGAAAACAAAGGTATTATCACTTCTATAAAAGCCCATGTACCACTCTCTGAAATGTTTGGTTACGCTACTAACCTTAGAAGTTTAACACAGGGGCGTGGTACATTTATTATGAAATTCTCCCATTACAGTGAAGCACCTCAAAGTATTACAGAGAAAGTAGTTGGAGAAAGAACTCATACTTAAAAAGGAGTAGCTTATGGCAAAGGAAAAGTTTGTTAGAGAGAAAGAGCACATCAACGTAGGTACCATAGGTCACGTTGACCATGGTAAATCTACCTTAACATCTGCTATCACCTGTGTGTTAGGTGCTGGTGTATTATCAGGCGGTAAGGCAAAATGCTACCGTTATGAAGAAATAGACAAAGCACCTGAAGAAAAAGAAAGAGGTATTACCATCAACATAACTCACGTTGAATACGAAACACCAAAAAGACACTACGCTCACGTTGACTGTCCCGGACACGCAGACTACATAAAGAACATGATTACAGGTGCCGCTCAAATGGACGGTGCAATACTTGTTGTATCAGCAGCAGATGGTCCAATGCCCCAAACCAGAGAACACGTTTTGCTAGCAAGACAAGTTAACGTCCCTTACATAGTGGTATTTATGAACAAATGCGATATGGTAGATGATCCAGAGCTATTAGATCTAGTAGAGTTAGAAGTAAGAGACCTACTAAACAAGTACGAATTTCCGGGTGATGATGTGCCAATTATAAGAGGTTCTGCTTTAGGAGCCCTTGAAGAACTAGACAAAGGCAAACCAGACAAATGGTGCAATGCAATAGTAGACCTTATGAAAGCCTTAGATGACTATATACCATCTCCTCAAAGAGAAACTGATAAGCCATTCCTAATGCCAATAGAAGATGTCTTTACCATATCTGGTAGAGGTACAGTTGTCACAGGTAGAGTAGAAAGAGGTGTGCTAAAACCAGGCGAAGAAGTGGAAATAGTAGGTCTAAAAGAAGAATCCCTAAAAACTACAGCCACATCTGTGGAAATGTTTAGAAAAATCCTTGACGAAGCATTACCCGGTGACAACGTAGGTGTGTTATTAAGAGGTGTAGGTAAAGACCAAGTAGAAAGAGGTCAAGTCTTAGCAAAGCCAGGTTCTATAACTCCACATAAAAAGTTCAAAGCTCAAGTTTACGTATTGTCAAAAGAAGAAGGTGGTAGACACACTCCATTCTTCCTAAACTACAGACCTCAGTTCTACATAAGAACCGCTGACGTAACAGGTACAGTGGTAAAGCTTCCAGAAGGTCAAGAGATGGTAATGCCTGGTGATAACGTAGAGTTTGAAGTAGAGCTAATACATCCAGTAGCTATGGAAGAAGGCCTTAGATTTGCCATAAGAGAAGGTGGTAGAACAGTTGGTGCTGGTGTTGTCACCAAGATTATAGAGTGAGGCAGAAAGTATGGAGCAGGATAAAATACGTATAAAGCTTAAATCTTACGATTATAAACTTTTGGATCAATCTGTCAAGCAAATAGTGGAAACAGTTAAACGAACGGGAAGCTCCGTAAAGGGGCCGATCCCTCTGCCCACTTCTAGAAGGCGCTGGGTGGTCTTACGTTCACCTCATAAGTTTGATCAATCTAGGGAGCATTTTGAAATCAGAGAGTTCAAGAGGATGTTAGATATAGTAAAGATTACACCACAAACTATAGAATCTCTTATGGAGATAAGTCTTCCAGCTGGTGTTGATATTGAAGTTAAGATGAGAGGTTGAAGATATGATAGGTCTTATAGGTAAGAAACTTGGAATGATGAGAGTTTTTTTAAATGATGGCACAGCTATTCCAGTAACGGCTATTAAAGTAGAACCTAACTATGTGGTTTATATTAAAAGCTCTGAAACAGACGGTTATAATGCCATACAGGTAGGTAGCATTCCTTTAAAGCAAAGTAGATTTAAAAAGCCAATGGTTGGTCATTTTAAGAAAGCCAATTTGACACCTTTAAAATATTTAAAAGAATTTAGAGTAGATGATGTTTCTAGTTTCGCGTTAGGTCAGGAACTAGGTGTTGATATATTTTCACCTGGTGAGTTGGTGGATATAGTGGGAAGGTCAAAGGGTAGAGGTTTTACAGGTACCATGAAAAGATGGGATTTTGGTGGTTTTCCAAAATCTCACGGTCATAGATATCATAGGGCTGTAGGTTCTGTGGGAAATCGTACTGATCCTGGTAGAGTTTGGAAGAGCAAAAGAATGGCTGGAAGACATGGTAACGAAACTATAAGAGTTCAAGCTCTTGTAGTTGTGGATGTTTTAAAGGATAAAGGAATTATTCTTGTGAATGGCTCTGTGCCTGGTCATAAAGATGGAATTGTATATATAGAAAAGAGTCATATTGCCTTTAGGAAGAAAGCTCAAAGGAAGCAGGATCGTTTGTCTTTTATACCATCAAATCTTTTAAGGCAGGAAGTGTGATATGTTGGTGAATGGTGTAGAACTAAGAGATGATGTTTTTAATGTAGAACCTAAAAAGCATATTTTGTGGGATGTGGTTAGATGGCAGCTTGCTAAAAGAAGGCAAGGTACTCATTCCACAAAGACTAGAGCTGAGGTAAATTGTAGCAAGAAGAAGATAATGCCTCAAAAAGGTACTGGTAACGCTAGACACGGTGCCAGATCTGCAAATATATTTGTTGGTGGCGGTGTTGT
Proteins encoded in this region:
- the fusA gene encoding elongation factor G, which codes for MPRTVPIQDLRNIGIVAHIDAGKTTTTERILYYTGKTYKIGEVHEGAATMDWMPQEKERGITITAATTACYWAGKQINIIDTPGHVDFSVEVVRSMRVLDGIIFIFSAVEGVQPQSEANWRWADKFNVARIAFINKLDRLGADFYRVYDEIVKKLTIKPVAIQIPIGTEDNFVGVVDLMNMNAIIWLEETLGAKYEIRDIPEEYKAKAQEWREKMVESIAETDDTLMEKYLEGQEISTDELKQALRKATINKQLVPVLCGSSFKNKGVQPLLDAVVDYLPSPLDVPSVVGINPKTVQEETRLPEDDQPFCAYIFKVVSDPYAGQLSYFRVFSGKVQAGSYVLNSTKDKKERVGRLLLMHANTREDITEVAAGEIAAAVGVDAATGDTICDEKSPIILEKLEFPEPVISMAIEPKTKKDQEKLSQVLNKFMKEDPTFKASMDPETGQTLIHGMGELHLEIMVDRMKREYNIEVNVGKPQVAYKEAIKGKAVAEGKFIRQTGGRGQYGHVVIEVEPLERGSGFVFENAIVGGVIPKEFIPPVEEGIKEAMENGVLAGYPVVDVKVKLFDGSYHEVDSSEIAFKIAGSMAFKEAAKKASVVLLEPIMEVEVETPDDYVGDVIGDLNSRRGKIMGMENKGIITSIKAHVPLSEMFGYATNLRSLTQGRGTFIMKFSHYSEAPQSITEKVVGERTHT
- the tuf gene encoding elongation factor Tu — encoded protein: MAKEKFVREKEHINVGTIGHVDHGKSTLTSAITCVLGAGVLSGGKAKCYRYEEIDKAPEEKERGITINITHVEYETPKRHYAHVDCPGHADYIKNMITGAAQMDGAILVVSAADGPMPQTREHVLLARQVNVPYIVVFMNKCDMVDDPELLDLVELEVRDLLNKYEFPGDDVPIIRGSALGALEELDKGKPDKWCNAIVDLMKALDDYIPSPQRETDKPFLMPIEDVFTISGRGTVVTGRVERGVLKPGEEVEIVGLKEESLKTTATSVEMFRKILDEALPGDNVGVLLRGVGKDQVERGQVLAKPGSITPHKKFKAQVYVLSKEEGGRHTPFFLNYRPQFYIRTADVTGTVVKLPEGQEMVMPGDNVEFEVELIHPVAMEEGLRFAIREGGRTVGAGVVTKIIE
- the rpsJ gene encoding 30S ribosomal protein S10, whose protein sequence is MEQDKIRIKLKSYDYKLLDQSVKQIVETVKRTGSSVKGPIPLPTSRRRWVVLRSPHKFDQSREHFEIREFKRMLDIVKITPQTIESLMEISLPAGVDIEVKMRG
- the rplC gene encoding 50S ribosomal protein L3, with amino-acid sequence MIGLIGKKLGMMRVFLNDGTAIPVTAIKVEPNYVVYIKSSETDGYNAIQVGSIPLKQSRFKKPMVGHFKKANLTPLKYLKEFRVDDVSSFALGQELGVDIFSPGELVDIVGRSKGRGFTGTMKRWDFGGFPKSHGHRYHRAVGSVGNRTDPGRVWKSKRMAGRHGNETIRVQALVVVDVLKDKGIILVNGSVPGHKDGIVYIEKSHIAFRKKAQRKQDRLSFIPSNLLRQEV